The following proteins come from a genomic window of Bactrocera tryoni isolate S06 chromosome 1, CSIRO_BtryS06_freeze2, whole genome shotgun sequence:
- the LOC120766438 gene encoding extensin — protein MDAKILIALVIASICYSSCGAALRRTPKVYNALITTDDNLTSSRAYPVIQPTIHESGVAHYPFGPYNPYGYYTPPVVRFGQPIVPGLPPSPQYPYPIPQQRFPPQFMRQPPPNSGPQLLPTPSEAAQQPPPQDGSPVEDAAPTATPPTEEQQPVQPPTQPPPPKNPAFMPPFEPNPPKQMPNEKLPIPLNEYGLPPSLIPLQQYPNRNPLNPVALPPYAFNQYPVIYDPITGYREQYLPPYQYFPSQHQHFALGGVPKPPFPQPPTAASIGPAVTPPPPAPQYPTPAQPEEAAASEPEPQPADPPQTPPPTVDFDSIKNASKSKNSAVPDVPPPPIPSGGKPQKS, from the exons ATGGATGCGAAG ATACTAATCGCGCTAGTAATAGCCAGCATCTGTTACTCCAGCTGTGGCGCAGCTTTGCGGCGCACGCCAAAAGTCTACAATGCACTCATTACAACCGACGATAATCTGACTTCTAGCCGCGCCTATCCCGTCATACAGCCGACAATACACGAGAGTGGTGTGGCGCACTATCCCTTCGGGCCATATAATCCGTATGGTTACTACACGCCACCGGTGGTGCGTTTCGGACAACCTATCGTGCCGGGTTTGCCACCAAGTCCACAG TACCCCTATCCAATACCACAACAACGCTTTCCACCGCAGTTCATGCGTCAGCCGCCACCAAACAGTGGACCACAGTTGCTGCCCACACCCAGTGAGGCTGCGCAACAACCGCCGCCGCAAGATGGTTCGCCAGTAGAAGATGCAGCGCCCACAGCAACACCACCAACCGAGGAGCAACAACCAGTGCAGCCACCAACTCAGCCACCGCCACCGAAAAATCCCGCTTTTATGCCGCCATTCGAACCGAATCCACCCAAGCAGATGCCTAACGAGAAATTGCCTATACCTTTGAACGAATATGGCCTACCGCCATCGCTTATACCGCTGCAGCAATACCCAAATCGTAATCCCCTGAATCCGGTAGCACTTCCGCCATATGCTTTCAATCAGTATCCGGTCATCTATGATCCCATCACGGGTTATCGTGAACAATATCTACCGCCATATCAATATTTCCCCAGTCAGCATCAGCATTTTGCTCTTGGTGGTGTGCCTAAACCACCATTTCCACAACCACCAACAGCTGCATCCATTGGACCAGCAGTCACCCCGCCACCACCTGCACCACAGTATCCAACACCAGCTCAGCCCGAGGAAGCAGCAGCGAGTGAGCCTGAACCGCAGCCGGCCGATCCACCACAGACGCCGCCACCAACTGTCGACTTTGACAGCATAAAGAATGCGTCGAAGAGCAAGAACAGCGCTGTGCCGGACGTGCCGCCCCCACCAATACCATCAGGCGGCAAGCCGCAGAAATCCTAA
- the LOC120767614 gene encoding uncharacterized protein LOC120767614 gives MKSVILLEGLILLSLLTIECSIADGTSKPFVRSRYSKRWRIATTEANVNNSTATTEQQMIVGVDLKTGETTTLSNVPKFEETTVVVSPSLQTTTTSSKVIEEPAKKTLSTTTEHPRHNGPNGLPLDYDYYGNGGENEEDAGHK, from the exons ATGAAGTCTGTCATATTGCTCGAAGGACTGATTTTATTAAGCCTACTTACTATTG AGTGTTCCATTGCTGATGGAACTTCTAAGCCATTTGTACGCAGCCGTTACAGCAAACGTTGGCGCATAGCAACAACTGAGGCAAATGTCAACAACAGCACAGCCACAACGGAGCAACAGATGATTGTAGGAGTTGACTTGAAAACTGGGGAAACAACTACACTGAGCAACGTGCCCAAATTTGAGGAAACAACTGTTGTGGTTAGCCCGTCTTTGCAAACCACAACAACTAGTTCAAAAGTTATAGAGGAACCAGCCAAAAAAACGCTTAGCACCACAACTGAACATCCAAGACATAATGGTCCAAATGGCTTACCATTGGACTATGATTACTATGGTAATGGtggcgaaaacgaagaagatgcaggtcataaataa
- the LOC120782723 gene encoding pterin-4-alpha-carbinolamine dehydratase isoform X2 produces the protein MYNISKFCAQIQPTRFLRISQLQTNELHRLSICNILAVYWPYQSRQQRLMCSLQRAVRVNTFESERQYSTVIAQKTPAKKKMAKLTEQERSELLQPLLAAGWSLVDNRDAIYKEYLFSDFNAAFSFMSGVALLAEKLNHHPEWFNVYNKVQVTLSTHDVGGLSAKDIRVAKYMEEQAKRLL, from the exons atgtaCAATATAAGCAAATTTTGTGCACAAATTCAGCCAACAAGATTTTTGCGTATATCACAATTACAAACAAATGAATTGCACCGACTaagtatatgtaatattttagcGGTATATTGGCCCTATCAGAGCCGCCAACAACGCTTAATGTGTAG TCTGCAAAGAGCAGTACGAGTAAACACATTTGAAAGTGAGAGGCAATACTCTACGGTGATTGCGCAGAAAACCccagcaaagaaaaaaatg GCAAAACTCACCGAGCAGGAAAGATCTGAACTACTTCAACCACTTCTGGCTGCTGGCTGGTCATTAGTAGATAACCGCGATGCCATATACAAGGAATATTTGTTCAGTGATTTCAACGCTGCTTTCAGTTTTATGTCCGGTGTGGCTTTGCTGGCCGAAAAGTTGAATCATCATCCCGAGTGGTTTAATGTATACAATAAAGTACAAGTAACTTTGTCTACTCATGATGTTGGCGGTCTTAGCGCAAAAGATATTCGGGTAGCTAAGTACATGGAAGAACAAGCCAAACGCCTACTCTAA
- the LOC120782723 gene encoding pterin-4-alpha-carbinolamine dehydratase isoform X1 — translation MYNISKFCAQIQPTRFLRISQLQTNELHRLSICNILAVYWPYQSRQQRLMCSSLQRAVRVNTFESERQYSTVIAQKTPAKKKMAKLTEQERSELLQPLLAAGWSLVDNRDAIYKEYLFSDFNAAFSFMSGVALLAEKLNHHPEWFNVYNKVQVTLSTHDVGGLSAKDIRVAKYMEEQAKRLL, via the exons atgtaCAATATAAGCAAATTTTGTGCACAAATTCAGCCAACAAGATTTTTGCGTATATCACAATTACAAACAAATGAATTGCACCGACTaagtatatgtaatattttagcGGTATATTGGCCCTATCAGAGCCGCCAACAACGCTTAATGTGTAG TAGTCTGCAAAGAGCAGTACGAGTAAACACATTTGAAAGTGAGAGGCAATACTCTACGGTGATTGCGCAGAAAACCccagcaaagaaaaaaatg GCAAAACTCACCGAGCAGGAAAGATCTGAACTACTTCAACCACTTCTGGCTGCTGGCTGGTCATTAGTAGATAACCGCGATGCCATATACAAGGAATATTTGTTCAGTGATTTCAACGCTGCTTTCAGTTTTATGTCCGGTGTGGCTTTGCTGGCCGAAAAGTTGAATCATCATCCCGAGTGGTTTAATGTATACAATAAAGTACAAGTAACTTTGTCTACTCATGATGTTGGCGGTCTTAGCGCAAAAGATATTCGGGTAGCTAAGTACATGGAAGAACAAGCCAAACGCCTACTCTAA
- the LOC120782723 gene encoding pterin-4-alpha-carbinolamine dehydratase isoform X4 → MAKLTEQERSELLQPLLAAGWSLVDNRDAIYKEYLFSDFNAAFSFMSGVALLAEKLNHHPEWFNVYNKVQVTLSTHDVGGLSAKDIRVAKYMEEQAKRLL, encoded by the exons atg GCAAAACTCACCGAGCAGGAAAGATCTGAACTACTTCAACCACTTCTGGCTGCTGGCTGGTCATTAGTAGATAACCGCGATGCCATATACAAGGAATATTTGTTCAGTGATTTCAACGCTGCTTTCAGTTTTATGTCCGGTGTGGCTTTGCTGGCCGAAAAGTTGAATCATCATCCCGAGTGGTTTAATGTATACAATAAAGTACAAGTAACTTTGTCTACTCATGATGTTGGCGGTCTTAGCGCAAAAGATATTCGGGTAGCTAAGTACATGGAAGAACAAGCCAAACGCCTACTCTAA
- the LOC120782723 gene encoding pterin-4-alpha-carbinolamine dehydratase isoform X3 — MYAKLTEQERSELLQPLLAAGWSLVDNRDAIYKEYLFSDFNAAFSFMSGVALLAEKLNHHPEWFNVYNKVQVTLSTHDVGGLSAKDIRVAKYMEEQAKRLL, encoded by the exons atgtat GCAAAACTCACCGAGCAGGAAAGATCTGAACTACTTCAACCACTTCTGGCTGCTGGCTGGTCATTAGTAGATAACCGCGATGCCATATACAAGGAATATTTGTTCAGTGATTTCAACGCTGCTTTCAGTTTTATGTCCGGTGTGGCTTTGCTGGCCGAAAAGTTGAATCATCATCCCGAGTGGTTTAATGTATACAATAAAGTACAAGTAACTTTGTCTACTCATGATGTTGGCGGTCTTAGCGCAAAAGATATTCGGGTAGCTAAGTACATGGAAGAACAAGCCAAACGCCTACTCTAA
- the LOC120782722 gene encoding N-alpha-acetyltransferase 40 — translation MTNTTNQQRNVENAGKAKNPLEAVENAFQFTAKNGAEYKLYCRTKGDMDAKTLKWAFKLAERNVGPFYKALKMGWQPKVKQNDLNKKWARYLVATDKSGQPVAYTMFRFDMDYGNSVLYCYEMQIEAESQRQGLGKFMMNLLEQCAQHWHMDKVVLTVLKNNTNATAFFKTIGYSLDETSPDILEKAEYEILSKILV, via the exons ATGACGAACACAACTAATCAACAAAGAAATGTAGAAAATGCCGGCAAAGCTAAAAACCCGTTGGAGGctgtggaaaatgccttccaaTTTACGGCAAAGAATGGAGCAGAATACAAACTTTATTGTCGCACAAAAGGTGATATGGATGCAAAAACATTGAAATGGGCCTTTAAGTTAGCGGAGCGTAATGTGGGTCCATTTTATAAGGCTTTAAAAATGGGATGGCAACCAAAGGTAAAGCagaatgatttgaataaaaaatgggCACGCTATTTAGTAGCAACAGATAAAAGCGGACAACCCGTTGCCTACACTATGTTTCGCTTTGACATGGACTACGGTAACAGCGTGCTATACTG CTATGAAATGCAGATTGAAGCAGAATCTCAACGCCAAGGACTTGGTAAGTTCATGATGAACTTACTGGAACAGTGCGCCCAACATTGGCACATGGATAAAGTTGTGCTCACAGTGTTGAAAAATAATACCAATGCCACAGCTTTCTTTAAAACAATCGGCTACAGCTTGGATGAGACATCGCCTGACATATTAGAAAAGGCGGAATATGAGATATTAAGCAAGATATTAGTATAA
- the LOC120766401 gene encoding ATP-dependent (S)-NAD(P)H-hydrate dehydratase, giving the protein MNLSKQFVNVKRLNYYLFTASQQKIIGNWLGANLQQNCAYSSKMSKFIEVPVQADKLLKLIRSTVVPNLNVSDGKGNRRHKGQAGRIGVIGGSLEYTGAPYFSAISAMRVGADLAHVFCQRDAAVVIKSYSPELIVHPLLDADDAVEQILPWLERLHVLIIGPGLGRDPKIQKTAFCLIELCKQLNKPLVIDADGLFILNGNIDLLNGLSNVILTPNVIEFQRLFSTDVEVIKQRMAQLGDGVIVLEKGAQDKIFIPSTSEIYTLPSGGSGRRCGGQGDLLCGSIATFFHWALESNQSNAAFIATFAASYLVKQCNAAGFQKWGRSMVASDMLNEIHSVFRNIFEEP; this is encoded by the coding sequence ATGAACCTGTCAAAGCAATTTGTCAATGTGAAGAGActcaattattatttgtttaccgCTTCGCAGCAAAAGATTATTGGTAATTGGCTCGGTGCCAATTTGCAGCAGAATTGTGCCTATTCTAGTAAAATGTCAAAGTTTATCGAAGTACCAGTGCAAGCAGATAAGTTGCTAAAATTAATCCGTTCCACGGTAGTTCCTAATTTAAATGTAAGCGACGGCAAGGGCAATCGCCGTCACAAAGGTCAAGCTGGACGAATTGGAGTAATTGGTGGATCGCTGGAGTATACCGGGGCTCCATATTTTTCAGCGATTAGTGCTATGCGTGTAGGTGCTGATTTGGCCCATGTCTTTTGTCAACGCgatgctgctgttgttattaaATCGTATAGCCCTGAATTAATTGTACATCCTTTATTGGATGCGGATGATGCTGTAGAACAAATTTTACCATGGTTAGAGCGATTACACGTATTAATCATTGGTCCTGGACTAGGAAGAGATCCAAAGATACAGAAGACTGCTTTTTGTCTTATTGAACTTTGCAAACAACTGAATAAGCCTTTAGTTATTGATGCCGATGGCCTCTTTATACTCAATGGAAATATTGATTTGCTAAATGGATTAAGCAATGTCATATTGACGCCAAACGTTATAGAATTTCAGCGTTTATTTAGTACTGATGTCGAAGTAATAAAACAGCGAATGGCACAGTTAGGAGATGGAGTAATTGTACTTGAAAAAGGTGCACAggataaaatttttataccaaGTACCTCTGAAATTTACACACTACCATCGGGTGGTTCTGGTCGTCGTTGTGGTGGACAAGGTGATTTGCTATGCGGTTCGATTGCTACCTTTTTCCATTGGGCTTTGGAGTCTAATCAGTCAAATGCGGCCTTTATAGCAACGTTTGCGGCAAGCTATTTGGTGAAGCAATGCAATGCGGCTGGTTTTCAGAAATGGGGTCGCAGTATGGTGGCGAGCGATATGTTAAACGAAATTCATTCGgtttttcgcaacatttttgaagagcCTTAA